A genomic region of Leptolyngbya sp. NIES-2104 contains the following coding sequences:
- a CDS encoding phycocyanin subunit beta — MLDAFAKVVSQADAKGEFLSTGQLDALTSVVRDGSKRLDTVNRITSNASTIVANAARALFAEQPQLIAPGGNAYTNRRMAACLRDMEIILRYVTYATLAGDASVLDDRCLNGLRETYQALGVPGGSTAAGVQKMKEAALALANDPNGITKGDCSQLMSEVASYFDRAAAAVA; from the coding sequence ATGTTAGATGCTTTCGCAAAGGTGGTCTCTCAGGCTGATGCCAAAGGCGAATTCCTCAGCACCGGTCAGCTCGACGCTCTGACCTCAGTGGTTCGTGATGGCAGCAAGCGCCTTGACACCGTGAACCGCATCACCAGCAACGCATCGACGATCGTTGCAAACGCGGCTCGTGCATTGTTCGCAGAACAGCCCCAATTGATCGCTCCCGGCGGAAACGCTTACACCAACCGTCGCATGGCAGCTTGCCTGCGCGACATGGAAATCATCTTGCGCTATGTGACCTACGCAACCCTCGCAGGTGATGCAAGCGTCCTCGACGATCGTTGCTTGAACGGTCTGCGCGAAACCTACCAAGCACTGGGCGTTCCTGGTGGTTCGACCGCTGCTGGCGTTCAAAAAATGAAAGAAGCTGCACTCGCACTGGCAAACGACCCCAACGGAATCACCAAAGGTGACTGTTCGCAATTGATGTCGGAAGTTGCTTCCTACTTCGATCGTGCGGCTGCTGCTGTTGCTTAG
- the serS gene encoding serine--tRNA ligase, with translation MLDLKLIRENPDLVQTKLNQRGGSYDISAIASLDQQRRELEVERSQLQARSNEIGKLVGQMMKADPKNPEVQPLRDEGNSIKAKLSELEPREKEIRDQIETLLLTFPNLPSDTTPIGKDETENVEVKRWGDEFKPSIEVLPHYEIAEKLGILNTERATKIAQSRFVILMGAGAALERALIQFMLNQQIAAGYVEVIPPVLINSRSMTATGQLPKFAEESFKCADDDLWLAPTAEVPVTNLYRDEIISAEQLPIYHCAYTPCFRREAGSYGRDTRGLIRLHQFNKVELVKLVHPETSEQEHQSLVKNAEAILEALKLPYRTVELCTGDLGFGAAKCYDLEVWLPSAGTYREISSCSNFMDFQARRGSIRFKGAAQKGTQFVHTLNGSGLAIGRTMAAILENYQQTDETVKIPEALQPYLGREVL, from the coding sequence GTGCTAGACCTAAAGCTAATTCGCGAAAATCCTGATCTTGTGCAAACTAAACTGAATCAGCGCGGCGGGAGTTATGACATTTCTGCGATCGCGTCGCTCGATCAGCAGCGTCGTGAATTAGAGGTCGAGCGATCGCAACTCCAAGCCCGAAGTAACGAAATCGGGAAACTCGTCGGTCAAATGATGAAAGCCGATCCAAAAAATCCTGAAGTTCAACCGCTTCGAGATGAAGGAAATTCGATTAAGGCAAAATTGAGCGAATTAGAGCCGCGAGAGAAGGAAATTCGCGACCAGATTGAGACGCTATTATTGACGTTTCCGAATTTGCCGAGTGACACGACTCCGATCGGCAAAGATGAAACCGAGAATGTCGAGGTGAAGCGGTGGGGCGATGAATTTAAACCGTCGATCGAAGTTCTTCCCCATTACGAAATTGCTGAGAAGCTCGGAATTCTCAACACCGAACGAGCGACGAAAATTGCTCAAAGCCGATTCGTGATTCTGATGGGTGCGGGTGCGGCGTTGGAACGAGCATTGATTCAGTTCATGTTGAATCAGCAGATTGCAGCGGGATACGTGGAAGTGATTCCTCCAGTATTGATTAATTCTCGATCGATGACCGCAACCGGACAGCTACCCAAATTCGCCGAAGAAAGTTTCAAATGTGCCGATGACGATCTGTGGTTAGCTCCAACTGCGGAAGTTCCAGTCACGAACTTATATCGTGATGAAATCATTTCTGCTGAACAGCTACCGATTTATCACTGTGCCTACACACCTTGTTTTCGTCGGGAAGCCGGAAGTTACGGCAGAGATACACGCGGCTTAATTCGACTGCATCAATTCAACAAAGTTGAGCTAGTCAAGCTCGTGCATCCTGAAACATCTGAGCAGGAACATCAAAGCTTAGTGAAGAATGCAGAAGCGATTCTAGAGGCGTTGAAACTGCCTTATCGCACAGTTGAGCTTTGTACCGGAGATTTAGGATTCGGGGCAGCAAAATGTTATGACCTCGAAGTTTGGTTGCCTTCTGCGGGAACCTATCGAGAAATTTCTAGCTGCTCGAACTTTATGGACTTCCAAGCGCGTCGAGGCAGCATTCGATTTAAGGGAGCGGCACAGAAAGGAACGCAGTTTGTTCATACGCTGAATGGATCAGGATTAGCGATCGGGCGAACAATGGCAGCCATTCTCGAAAACTACCAGCAAACAGATGAAACCGTGAAAATTCCAGAAGCATTGCAGCCGTATTTAGGGCGAGAAGTGCTTTAG
- a CDS encoding HNH endonuclease, translating to MSSRRKLSAELQQQVRTRANFLCEFCHASEQWQYVQFTIDHLLPIAQGGTNDPNNLALSCFHCNRRKTDQTNCLDPQTEQVVLLFNPRRDQWSEHFIWSPDGLRILGLTATGRATIAALDLNRLRVINIRAADLQIGRHPPSDDPIQPFTL from the coding sequence ATGTCTTCTCGTCGAAAGCTTTCCGCCGAGCTTCAGCAACAGGTCCGAACCCGCGCCAACTTCCTCTGCGAATTCTGTCACGCTTCCGAACAATGGCAATATGTTCAGTTCACGATCGATCATCTTCTCCCGATCGCTCAAGGCGGAACCAACGATCCAAATAATTTGGCACTCTCTTGCTTCCACTGCAATCGCAGGAAAACTGACCAAACGAATTGTCTTGATCCACAAACTGAGCAAGTTGTTTTGCTGTTTAATCCTCGTCGCGATCAATGGAGCGAACACTTCATCTGGTCACCCGATGGACTTAGAATCCTTGGATTAACGGCTACCGGACGAGCAACGATCGCGGCTTTAGATTTAAATCGACTCCGAGTAATCAACATTCGAGCCGCTGATCTGCAAATTGGAAGACATCCGCCTAGCGACGATCCGATCCAACCCTTCACTTTATGA
- a CDS encoding Uma2 family endonuclease yields the protein MDSDLLAEVHRDRGEKRLLYESLGVKEYWIIDVQNASIWAFAIADRGSRRIDQSLVLPGLEIALLEEAFRRSREMNHGKVSAWLMSQFQSGLED from the coding sequence TTGGATTCCGATCTCTTGGCAGAAGTTCATCGCGATCGCGGTGAGAAACGATTGCTGTACGAGTCGCTGGGCGTAAAAGAGTACTGGATTATCGATGTGCAGAATGCCAGTATCTGGGCGTTTGCGATCGCCGATCGAGGAAGTCGGCGGATTGATCAATCTCTCGTGCTGCCAGGTTTAGAGATTGCGCTGTTAGAAGAGGCGTTTCGTCGCAGTCGTGAGATGAATCATGGCAAGGTCAGTGCTTGGTTAATGAGTCAATTTCAGTCTGGGCTGGAAGATTGA
- a CDS encoding serine/threonine-protein kinase yields the protein MTDPRIGQLLSNRYQLIQLVGRGAMGQVYKAEDVLLGGVIVAVKFLSQTLLTRKMRDRFRSEARTCALLSTKSMHIVRVMDYGVDDQEVPYYVMEYLEGNGLSEIISAQNLPLPRFLNLARQICAAIQCAHQGITIDGNLYPIIHRDIKPSNILVTQDSGYGELVKILDFGISKLLQTDASQTSSYMGTLAYSSPEQMEGRELDSRSDIYSLGVMFFEMLTEKMPLQADTHSFGSWYKTHHFQPPQTISEVNPNAKVPKVLELLVMSCLAKLPQDRPQTIEDILKGLEPLEQRYNATRQISYRIGEALLRRPIVAPARNADDLSPDEACQLTTWPRDKPIAQIVFPHILETKRETSATIWVMLPQQEIENIQIGKLYNRFFKTFLCIQSPHPVLMWVTALYNQLQHKDGNPRWLKCFLDLKTDQGQKLTKLLIEKQSYYILFFAIEDPHHCAYVMPLQLSALQRSQLLEWMLTSQTWASMGKAAISKDLLKAEFEKIKPKVIEDLARAQTIKALT from the coding sequence ATGACTGACCCTAGAATCGGACAACTACTCTCAAACCGTTACCAACTGATTCAGCTAGTGGGACGGGGTGCGATGGGGCAAGTGTACAAAGCAGAAGACGTTTTATTGGGCGGCGTGATCGTTGCCGTGAAATTTCTGTCTCAAACCTTGCTGACTCGGAAAATGCGCGATCGTTTTCGGAGTGAGGCTCGGACTTGTGCGCTCCTCAGCACCAAAAGTATGCACATTGTCCGCGTGATGGATTACGGAGTTGATGATCAGGAAGTGCCTTACTATGTGATGGAATATTTGGAAGGTAATGGTTTAAGCGAGATCATTAGCGCTCAAAATCTTCCTTTGCCTCGATTTTTGAACTTAGCGCGACAGATTTGTGCGGCGATTCAGTGCGCTCATCAAGGCATTACGATCGATGGAAATCTCTATCCCATTATTCACCGAGACATCAAGCCGAGCAACATTCTAGTCACGCAGGACTCAGGGTATGGGGAACTGGTAAAGATTCTTGATTTTGGGATTTCTAAGCTGCTGCAAACCGATGCAAGTCAGACCAGCTCTTACATGGGAACGCTAGCGTATTCGTCGCCCGAACAAATGGAAGGACGGGAACTTGATTCACGATCGGACATTTATAGTTTGGGCGTGATGTTCTTTGAGATGCTGACCGAAAAGATGCCGCTTCAAGCGGATACCCATTCTTTTGGGAGTTGGTACAAAACGCATCATTTTCAACCGCCTCAGACGATTTCAGAGGTCAATCCAAACGCAAAAGTACCCAAAGTTTTAGAGTTGCTGGTCATGAGTTGTTTGGCAAAATTGCCGCAAGACCGCCCGCAAACGATCGAGGATATTCTTAAAGGTTTAGAGCCATTAGAACAGCGATACAATGCCACTCGCCAAATTAGCTATCGGATCGGGGAAGCGTTACTTAGAAGACCTATCGTAGCTCCGGCTCGAAACGCAGATGATCTTTCGCCCGATGAAGCGTGTCAGCTTACGACTTGGCCCAGAGATAAGCCGATCGCGCAAATTGTCTTTCCGCACATCCTCGAAACCAAACGGGAAACTTCAGCCACGATTTGGGTGATGTTGCCGCAGCAGGAGATCGAGAACATTCAGATTGGAAAACTGTACAATCGGTTTTTCAAAACGTTTCTGTGCATTCAATCGCCGCATCCTGTCCTGATGTGGGTGACAGCGTTGTATAACCAGCTTCAGCACAAAGATGGTAATCCGCGGTGGTTGAAGTGTTTCCTAGATTTGAAAACGGATCAGGGGCAGAAGCTGACGAAGCTATTAATCGAAAAGCAAAGCTATTACATTTTGTTTTTTGCGATCGAAGATCCGCATCATTGCGCCTATGTGATGCCACTTCAACTTTCAGCCCTACAGCGATCGCAGCTTCTCGAATGGATGCTGACAAGTCAGACTTGGGCTTCGATGGGAAAAGCTGCGATCAGTAAAGATTTGCTGAAAGCTGAATTTGAAAAGATTAAACCGAAAGTGATCGAGGATCTAGCTCGCGCTCAAACGATCAAAGCGTTGACCTGA
- a CDS encoding glutathione peroxidase has translation MFANREGQKVPDVTFRTREDNQWVSLTTHELFSGKTVIVFSLPGAFTPTCSSTHVPGYNELAKIFKANGVDDIICISVNDAFVMNEWCKDQKADNVRMIPDGNGEFTDGMGMLVDKTDLGFGKRSWRYSMLVKDGTIEKMFIEPDEPGDPFKVSDADTMLKYVNEHAEKPKAISLFTKIGCPFCAKAKQMLSEHDFDYEEIVLGRDASPRTLRAMTGASTVPQVFVDGVLIGGSEELAAYLG, from the coding sequence ATGTTCGCCAACCGAGAAGGGCAAAAAGTTCCGGATGTTACATTCCGTACCCGTGAAGACAATCAATGGGTGAGTCTTACCACACACGAACTATTTTCTGGCAAAACAGTGATTGTGTTCTCACTTCCAGGCGCATTCACACCAACCTGTTCATCAACGCACGTTCCAGGCTATAACGAACTCGCAAAAATCTTCAAAGCGAATGGTGTAGATGACATTATTTGCATTTCTGTGAATGATGCGTTTGTCATGAACGAATGGTGCAAAGACCAAAAAGCCGACAACGTGAGAATGATTCCAGACGGAAACGGCGAATTCACTGACGGCATGGGAATGTTGGTAGACAAAACTGATCTAGGATTCGGTAAGCGCTCATGGCGCTATTCGATGCTGGTAAAAGACGGCACGATCGAGAAAATGTTTATCGAACCCGATGAACCCGGCGACCCGTTCAAAGTCTCTGATGCCGATACGATGCTGAAGTACGTCAACGAACATGCAGAAAAGCCGAAAGCGATTTCGTTGTTTACTAAAATCGGCTGTCCGTTCTGTGCGAAAGCAAAACAGATGTTAAGTGAGCATGATTTCGATTACGAGGAGATTGTCCTCGGTCGCGATGCGAGTCCTCGTACCTTGCGTGCGATGACTGGAGCTTCTACAGTTCCACAAGTCTTTGTAGACGGCGTTTTGATTGGTGGTTCTGAAGAATTAGCAGCATATTTGGGATAA
- a CDS encoding alpha/beta fold hydrolase, which produces MTDSNWQHQFIEANQIRLHYVTQGEGDLVLLLHGFPEFWYSWRFQIPALARHFKVVVPDLRGYNDSEKPESGYDLDTLSSDIRSLIDQLGYSRAHVVGHDWGGAIAWRFAQKFPNSLDRLALLSAPHPQRFTKDLLSNLDQLRRSWYVLAFQVPTLPEWLIQLNMTAFIQSMFQEQAVRKGAFTQDLIHKYQAALQKPGAIRAAVNHYRQLFLSGHWVRDWMRSPDPISAPTLVLWGDEDSILSPKLMDGIENWITAPFKFKLIPHCGHWIQQEAPQTVNRELIEFLRSPAWA; this is translated from the coding sequence ATGACCGACTCAAATTGGCAGCATCAATTCATTGAAGCCAATCAAATCCGATTGCACTACGTGACTCAAGGAGAAGGCGATTTAGTCCTCCTGCTGCACGGATTTCCTGAGTTTTGGTATTCGTGGCGGTTTCAAATTCCTGCCCTTGCAAGACATTTCAAAGTCGTTGTTCCCGATCTCAGAGGCTATAACGATTCAGAAAAGCCAGAGAGCGGCTACGATCTCGACACTTTAAGTTCAGATATTCGCAGTTTAATCGATCAATTAGGGTACTCCCGCGCTCACGTTGTCGGGCACGATTGGGGTGGTGCGATCGCGTGGCGATTTGCTCAAAAATTTCCGAATTCGCTCGATCGTTTAGCTCTTCTAAGTGCTCCCCATCCGCAGCGATTTACGAAAGATTTACTCAGTAATCTCGATCAACTCCGTCGAAGCTGGTACGTTTTGGCGTTTCAAGTTCCGACCCTTCCAGAGTGGCTGATTCAACTGAACATGACCGCCTTCATTCAAAGTATGTTTCAAGAACAAGCTGTGCGAAAAGGGGCATTTACTCAGGACTTGATTCATAAATATCAGGCGGCACTTCAGAAACCGGGCGCAATTCGTGCAGCCGTGAATCATTATCGACAGTTATTTCTCTCTGGGCATTGGGTGAGAGATTGGATGCGATCGCCTGATCCGATTTCGGCTCCGACTTTAGTTCTCTGGGGAGACGAAGATTCGATTCTCAGTCCAAAACTAATGGATGGGATCGAGAATTGGATCACGGCTCCATTCAAATTCAAGCTGATTCCACACTGTGGACACTGGATTCAGCAAGAAGCACCCCAAACCGTGAATCGGGAATTGATCGAATTTTTGAGAAGTCCCGCTTGGGCTTAA
- a CDS encoding DUF1815 family protein, whose translation MFLRLAEQHRQFVQDLVMNLQALATVLENRGYLASCYTCGGQMNSASFMVSLGNNHLIRFLVSDYGITWTEMRDDRELMKLEGAEAINQLQELANLVKYQIKPSDYRPIAPIESLR comes from the coding sequence GTGTTCTTACGACTAGCAGAGCAACACCGTCAATTTGTTCAAGACTTGGTGATGAATCTCCAAGCCTTAGCAACCGTATTAGAGAATCGGGGCTATTTGGCTTCTTGCTACACCTGTGGCGGTCAAATGAACAGCGCATCGTTCATGGTGAGTTTGGGAAATAACCACCTGATTCGGTTTTTGGTATCCGACTACGGAATCACCTGGACAGAAATGCGCGACGATCGAGAATTGATGAAACTAGAGGGCGCAGAAGCCATCAACCAACTTCAAGAACTCGCCAATCTAGTGAAGTATCAAATTAAACCGTCTGATTATCGCCCGATTGCGCCGATCGAAAGCTTGCGATAG
- a CDS encoding DUF2839 domain-containing protein, producing the protein MGEAKRRKESLGENYGKEPTIAPWFPVTKTQSQKFVQWTSTGAWAGIALLVVAWIVVRFVGPAAGWWQAN; encoded by the coding sequence ATGGGAGAAGCAAAACGTCGTAAAGAATCGCTAGGTGAAAACTACGGCAAAGAACCTACGATCGCGCCTTGGTTTCCAGTTACCAAAACGCAATCTCAGAAGTTTGTGCAGTGGACATCGACTGGAGCTTGGGCGGGAATTGCCCTCTTAGTTGTTGCTTGGATTGTCGTTCGATTTGTGGGTCCAGCGGCGGGCTGGTGGCAGGCAAATTAG
- a CDS encoding ATP-dependent DNA helicase: MPQGFLWVCQNGELVPQREKRVIEVEVHQQLRAFLREQGELYWSHHLTMARLVARALRIGRSALIQTGAPSDLQGRYRLSYLVPLLMWHEPVILVVPEMIQQRILRVEIPRLRQWISYPKPIQTGDRWISPDYKGILITTPQAWLSDRLHNEGRFPPGIPTVIDGVDDLETWTRDRLTLQIESADWESLMLACPAHVDLIRDTRIQLIRAVFQHPANPYECYLFEQAERDILTELQQRLTESLPSNWAKFFEQFNQNDRLTWVTIARQAGQFSLHCAPIEVASSLAPIWSQQPTVLIGGALDLDSDAAIYRSSIGLNDDLTCLKFALDRQEDLVQLYQPEGIPLPNTPQFQPALLRELRSLLSVSFQGFSVILVGDTPLRSQVGSILAAEFGSRVQVERTCLEENGILVTGWEFWREHQSVLPAPQVLAIATLPIPSLEHPLVAGRVAHYKQHRQDWFRLYLLPEALGELQRAVSPVRESQGVIALLDSRVLHRSYGSQVLTALSPFARINYLDATLFSNVGDETNAI; encoded by the coding sequence TTGCCGCAGGGTTTTTTATGGGTGTGTCAAAATGGTGAATTAGTTCCGCAACGAGAGAAGCGTGTGATCGAGGTAGAAGTCCACCAACAACTACGTGCCTTTCTGAGAGAACAAGGCGAATTGTACTGGTCGCATCACTTAACGATGGCGCGTCTAGTTGCTCGTGCGCTTCGGATTGGTCGGAGTGCGCTGATTCAAACGGGTGCACCGTCCGATCTTCAGGGGCGTTATCGGTTGAGCTATCTCGTGCCGCTTCTGATGTGGCACGAGCCTGTGATTTTAGTCGTACCGGAAATGATCCAACAGCGGATCTTGAGAGTAGAAATACCACGACTGCGGCAGTGGATCAGTTATCCGAAGCCGATCCAAACAGGCGATCGCTGGATTTCTCCAGATTACAAAGGTATTTTGATCACGACTCCGCAAGCTTGGTTAAGCGATCGACTTCACAACGAAGGCAGATTTCCACCGGGAATTCCGACCGTGATCGATGGTGTCGATGATTTGGAAACTTGGACACGCGATCGATTGACGCTCCAGATCGAATCAGCGGATTGGGAATCGCTGATGTTAGCTTGTCCCGCTCATGTTGATTTAATCCGCGATACTCGAATTCAATTGATTCGTGCCGTTTTTCAGCATCCCGCTAATCCTTACGAATGTTACTTATTTGAGCAAGCGGAACGCGATATTTTAACTGAGTTACAGCAGCGATTAACCGAATCATTACCGTCGAATTGGGCGAAATTCTTTGAGCAATTTAATCAGAACGATCGCTTAACTTGGGTCACGATCGCCCGTCAAGCCGGACAATTTTCGCTTCATTGCGCTCCGATTGAAGTGGCTTCCTCGCTGGCTCCAATTTGGTCACAACAGCCGACCGTATTGATCGGAGGTGCGCTCGATCTCGATTCAGATGCCGCAATTTATCGATCGTCAATTGGGTTGAACGATGATTTGACGTGTTTGAAATTCGCGCTCGATCGTCAAGAAGATCTCGTCCAGCTTTATCAACCTGAAGGGATTCCGCTTCCGAATACGCCACAGTTTCAGCCTGCTCTGCTTCGAGAACTGCGATCGCTCCTCAGCGTTTCGTTCCAAGGATTTTCGGTTATTCTCGTGGGCGATACTCCGCTGAGATCTCAGGTCGGATCAATTCTGGCGGCGGAATTTGGTTCTAGAGTTCAAGTTGAGCGAACCTGCTTAGAAGAAAACGGCATTCTTGTAACCGGGTGGGAATTTTGGCGCGAGCATCAGAGTGTATTGCCCGCACCGCAAGTTTTAGCGATCGCAACTCTTCCAATTCCCTCACTCGAACATCCTTTAGTCGCGGGTCGGGTCGCTCATTACAAACAGCATCGTCAAGATTGGTTTCGGCTGTATCTGCTTCCCGAAGCGCTGGGTGAATTACAACGCGCCGTTTCTCCAGTTCGGGAAAGTCAAGGTGTGATCGCGCTCTTAGATAGTCGTGTCCTTCATCGTAGTTACGGCAGCCAAGTGTTAACGGCACTCAGTCCATTTGCTCGAATTAATTATCTTGATGCCACCTTATTTAGTAATGTAGGCGACGAGACAAACGCGATATGA
- a CDS encoding DUF1517 domain-containing protein, with translation MSSWRDRLNQFSGKSRFMVCRLFIHLAGDEVAPLLGILNRAGRDAIESEGDLQVLGEGLVEVCQSLLQYQTYWRSAANEGDAVWNEGEAGDYVNELFTDSAQRYLSAPELETGTESPNDELTLPVTQNLIVMITIAAEGEVPELETDLADLRALATGLKAIINLQYQERLRAIQIHFSPSRLGDELSSDQLLEFYPELIPL, from the coding sequence ATGAGTTCTTGGCGCGATCGATTGAACCAATTTTCGGGAAAAAGCCGATTTATGGTCTGTCGGCTGTTTATTCATTTGGCTGGGGATGAAGTAGCTCCGCTGCTCGGAATCTTGAATCGAGCAGGACGAGATGCGATCGAGTCCGAGGGCGATCTGCAAGTTTTAGGCGAAGGACTGGTCGAGGTATGTCAAAGCTTGCTGCAATATCAAACCTATTGGCGATCGGCTGCCAATGAAGGTGACGCGGTTTGGAACGAAGGTGAAGCGGGCGATTATGTGAATGAACTGTTCACAGACTCGGCTCAGCGGTACTTGAGTGCGCCGGAATTGGAGACAGGTACGGAAAGCCCTAACGATGAATTGACGTTACCCGTGACGCAGAACCTGATTGTAATGATTACGATCGCAGCAGAAGGGGAAGTTCCTGAACTCGAAACAGATTTAGCGGATCTGAGAGCGCTGGCGACTGGACTGAAAGCAATCATTAACTTGCAGTACCAAGAGCGACTAAGAGCGATTCAAATTCACTTTTCTCCTTCGCGCCTCGGTGATGAACTTAGTTCTGATCAGTTGCTGGAATTTTACCCGGAACTGATCCCTCTCTAG
- a CDS encoding YqeG family HAD IIIA-type phosphatase, translating to MSWGKLLQPDLLLDTTILGLTPELLQQSGLRGLVLDVDETLVPITTAQISAELLPWVEQVREITQIWLVSNNISENRIKRIADVLKVPYYITGAGKPSRRKLRRAVEAMDLPPEQVGMVGDRLFTDVLAGNRLGMFTILVQPMVDPAAEVARKYPVHAIEIWLSQALGATLTPHKHQI from the coding sequence ATGTCTTGGGGCAAACTTCTCCAACCCGATCTTCTTCTCGATACGACCATTCTTGGATTAACACCGGAACTCCTTCAACAAAGCGGACTACGCGGTCTCGTGCTTGATGTGGATGAAACGCTAGTCCCAATCACCACCGCACAAATTTCAGCCGAACTTTTACCGTGGGTTGAGCAAGTTCGAGAAATCACCCAAATCTGGCTGGTCAGCAACAATATCAGTGAGAACCGGATTAAACGGATTGCGGATGTGCTGAAAGTGCCGTACTACATTACGGGTGCAGGCAAGCCTTCGCGCCGGAAGTTGAGACGGGCGGTCGAGGCGATGGATTTGCCGCCAGAACAAGTGGGAATGGTGGGCGATCGCTTATTTACCGATGTTCTAGCCGGAAACCGTTTAGGCATGTTCACGATTTTGGTGCAGCCGATGGTCGATCCAGCCGCAGAAGTGGCACGCAAATATCCGGTTCATGCGATCGAGATTTGGCTCTCTCAAGCGCTGGGTGCCACTCTGACTCCGCATAAGCACCAAATCTAA
- the mltG gene encoding endolytic transglycosylase MltG — protein MKIAKSVARFSFFLFLVGAALGLSAWRAQAWWNFASSPIAAQAAPEQGKRVLIQIPQGTSAQQIGQELEAAGLIRSAKAWEVWARWLMWKNPDGGFQAGNYELSTGDSLQAIAQKIWEGQVAQRSFTIPEGWSLKQMANYFEKEGFFKAQDFLNAASQVPIADFPWLPPNLPFLEGFLYPDTYQIEAGSAITSQQVVRQMLNRFEQVALPIYNQNRGKTNLSLLQWVTLASIVEKEAVIPTERARISGVFHNRLKKNMTLGSDPTVEYALGVQQTPENPLTYAQVATPSPYNTYVTPGLPPTPIAAPGIASLKATLDPEQTDYLYFVARYDGSHVFSRTLAEHEAAQGKIRDRVDAQAQKEQSKPAKTR, from the coding sequence ATGAAAATCGCTAAAAGTGTTGCGAGATTTTCGTTTTTCCTGTTTCTCGTCGGGGCTGCACTCGGTCTATCTGCTTGGCGTGCTCAAGCCTGGTGGAATTTCGCCAGTTCTCCGATCGCTGCTCAAGCCGCTCCAGAGCAAGGAAAACGAGTTCTGATTCAGATTCCTCAAGGAACTTCGGCTCAACAGATCGGACAAGAACTCGAAGCTGCTGGATTAATTCGATCGGCGAAAGCCTGGGAAGTCTGGGCACGCTGGCTGATGTGGAAAAATCCCGATGGCGGATTTCAAGCCGGAAACTATGAGCTTTCGACCGGGGATAGTTTGCAAGCGATCGCGCAAAAAATTTGGGAAGGACAAGTCGCACAACGCAGCTTTACGATTCCTGAAGGCTGGTCGCTAAAACAGATGGCGAACTATTTCGAGAAAGAAGGATTTTTCAAAGCTCAAGATTTTCTCAACGCCGCAAGCCAAGTTCCGATCGCAGATTTTCCTTGGTTGCCGCCGAATTTGCCCTTTCTAGAAGGCTTTCTTTACCCCGATACTTATCAGATCGAAGCCGGATCAGCGATCACTTCTCAACAAGTCGTGCGCCAAATGCTAAATCGTTTCGAGCAGGTTGCACTCCCGATTTACAACCAGAATCGCGGTAAAACTAATCTTTCTCTGCTGCAATGGGTCACGCTTGCCAGCATCGTCGAGAAAGAAGCGGTGATTCCAACCGAACGTGCTCGAATTTCTGGCGTATTTCACAATCGTCTGAAGAAGAACATGACGCTTGGATCTGATCCAACGGTGGAATATGCCCTTGGAGTACAGCAAACTCCTGAGAATCCGTTAACTTACGCTCAGGTCGCGACTCCTTCGCCGTACAACACTTATGTCACACCCGGACTGCCACCGACTCCGATCGCGGCTCCGGGAATTGCCAGCCTCAAAGCAACCTTAGACCCTGAACAAACCGATTATCTCTATTTTGTAGCGCGGTACGATGGCTCTCATGTGTTTAGTCGTACTCTGGCAGAACATGAAGCGGCGCAAGGTAAAATTCGCGATCGTGTCGATGCCCAGGCACAAAAAGAACAATCCAAACCTGCAAAAACTCGATAG